The Coffea arabica cultivar ET-39 chromosome 8e, Coffea Arabica ET-39 HiFi, whole genome shotgun sequence genome window below encodes:
- the LOC140012749 gene encoding uncharacterized protein, translating into MNHMPRTWANFTREFNAKFLPPLIQEKREDDFIKCRQGAVSVAEYEIQFTKLSRFAPELVATEQRRVSRFVKGLNVKIQEGLAAVRIDTFADVVERARRVEVARAQVKSFQAKKRFGPSSSRESTYANAPPAKVGRGMGRVNSPGAPLGALARGAGARGTGRTDIGTRGGPSRRNQTRNAPQGGRVTTPQVTCGYCRRAGHTEDGCWRKEGKCLRCGSSEHQIAGCLKIQEGGTTSAGQATSGGNRPKVPARVYAMDDQPVPDSSEVMEGTLPIFHRLARVLIDLGATHSFVNPIFMSEIEVQPIKLPFDLEVRTPMGNRSIITSLAYKNCEFWVGEHKMLVDLVSLDIKGYDVIIGMDFLTHYHAKLDCRAKVVEYWIPGVATLKLDVKGRLASSAMISGVRARKMLYKGAQGFLASLINAPRDQVKLEDVPVVREFPDVFFEELKTLPPEREVEFKIEMVPGMAPISKSTYRMAPAELKELKIQLQDLLERGFVRESDSPWGAPILFVKKKDESLRLCIDYRELNEGTIKNKYPLPLIDSLFDQL; encoded by the coding sequence ATGAACCATATGCCTAGGACCTGGGCaaacttcacaagggagtttaatgccaagtttCTACCCCCTCTCattcaagagaaaagagaggatgacTTTATCAAGTGTAGGCAGGGGGCGGtgagtgtcgccgaatatgaaATCCAATTCACAAAATTGTCCCGttttgctcctgaattggtaGCCACGGAGCAAAGACGTGTAAGCAGGTTTGTGAAGGGACTGAACGTGAAAATTCAGGAGGGATTAGCTGCTGTTCGGATAGACACATTTGCTGATGTCGTAGAGAGAGCTCGGAGGGTTGAAGTTGCCAGAGCTCAAGTAAAATCcttccaagccaagaaaagatttggcCCTAGCAGCAGTCGGGAGTCGACTTATGCAAATGCTCCACCGGCCAAAGTAGGTCGAGGAATGGGTAGAGTAAATAGTCCTGGAGCACCACTAGGCGCTCTAGCAAGAGGAGCTGGGGCAAGAGGTACCGGAAGAACAGATATCGGTACTAGAGGAGGACCAAGTAGAAGGAATCAAACTAGGAACGCCCCGCAAGGAGGTCGTGTGACCACCCCTCAGGTAACTTGTGGATATTGCAGGAGGGCTGGCCATACTGAGGACGGATGTTGGAGGAAAGAAGGGAAGTGCTTGAGGTGCGGAAGCAGTGAACACCAGATTGCCGGTTGTCTAAAAATACAAGAAGGTGGTACCACAAGTGCAGGACAAGCCACTTCTGGAGGAAACAGGCCGAAAGTTCCTGCCAGGGTGTACGCTATGGACGATCAACCTGTACCTGATTCCTCGGAGGTTATGGAAGGTActcttccaatctttcaccgatTAGCTAGAGTACTAATTGATCTTGGCGCAACTCATTCATTTGTGAATCCAATTTTTATGTCCGAAATTGAGGTACAACCTATTAAATTACCTTTCGATCTTGAAGTTAGAACACCTATGGGTAATAGGAGTATAATTACTAGCCTGGCCTATAAGAATTGCGAGTTCTGGGTTGGAGAGCATAAGATGCTAGTAGACCTAGTCAGTTTGGACATAAAAGGGTATGATGTTATTATAGGAATGGATTTCCTAACTCATTACCATGCTAAGCTTGATTGTAGAGCAAAAGTGGTGGAATATTGGATTCCTGGGGtagcaaccctgaaattggatgtgaaaGGTAGACTAGCATCATCTGCTATGATTTCGGGAGTTCGGGCAAGAAAAATGTTGTATAAAGGAGCGCAAGGTTTCTTAGCTTCCTTGATTAACGCTCCCAGGGACCAAGTAAAGTTGGAGGATGTGCCGGTGGTAAGGGAATTTCCAGATGTCTTTTTcgaagaattaaaaacattaccTCCAGAGAGAGAGGTGGAGTTTAAAATTGAAATGGTGCCGGGAATGGCCCCGATTTCTAAGAGTAcgtaccgaatggctcctgcagagctaaaagaattaaaaatacaATTACAGGATCTATTGGAGAGAGGTTTTGTTAGAGAAAGTGATTCGCCATGGGGGGCACCtattctatttgttaagaaaaaagatGAAAGTTTGAGgttgtgtattgattatcgagAATTAAATGAAGg